One Megalopta genalis isolate 19385.01 chromosome 11, iyMegGena1_principal, whole genome shotgun sequence genomic region harbors:
- the mon2 gene encoding mon2 homolog, regulator of endosome-to-Golgi trafficking isoform X1: MANAAVGTNSENISKFLESLQTDLKALASETKKKYPHIKESCEEGITKIRTTSNALGAPIYYIVNQILYPLVQGCESKDVKIIKFCLTIMQRLITQQAVDQKGARYITDTLWMLMESGTEEVKVLQTVTLLLTSNTIVHGETLARNLVLCFRLHFTKDSTTINTAGATVRQLVSLVFERVVAEDEQSPDNEDSDDINLEELKIPTNQAPKGLGPCAADAYLMFQDLVQLVNADQPYWLIGITEMTRTFGLELLESVLTNFSSVFFKHPEFSFLLKERVCALVIKLFSPNIKYRNSVPASLQQATPLDKPYFPISMRLLRVVSILIQKYHSLLVTECEIFLSLIVKFLDPDKPTWQRALALEVLHKMTVQADLLTNFCECYDLKPHATNIFQDIVNSLGAYVHSLFVNPQMMNQSNMAAGAAIPQNTTSPLFTGMPIGPGVSPQPGFYSRGIWLPVVATFTSGQAKSTYLDMLDKGEPPQIPIGYGISIAYACLLDIIRSIALAINGSGEAMTGNQSYKPIESERKLHTQLINSSWCGLLAALSPLIDASTDESATENVLKAIQIFASLCGQLELQTPRDAFITAICKASLPPHYALTVLYNAPQGIPSARQQESAQYNLTMGEPDYRQQVVAVGTPLPTASLPVGAHQGPVMLTAKNLQCMRALLSLAHCHGSILGGAWHLVLTTLQHLVWILGLKPSTGGSLKAGRTAADPNAVLTNAVMADLPVLSAMLSRLFESSQHLDDVALHHLIDALCKLSHEAMELAYSNREPSLFAVAKLLETGLVNLPRVEVLWRPLTNHLLEVCQHPHIRMREWGVEAITYLVKMALQHKYPQPLRDNQKLQTLLLGPLSELSSVRHGDVRQRQLECVLQVLHGAGETLYHGWPLVLGIIGAVSDHHGEALVRIAFQCLQLVVTDFLPVMPWRCLPLCVDTAAKFGSQTQELNISLTAVGLMWNISDYFYQNQEKLCVSLKGDSSSVFPDFPGTTNMPAFDKLWMCLYTRLGDLCVDPRPAVRKSASQTLFSTISAHGSLLHQPTWQAVLWQVLFPLLDKVRSLSNSASSEKVDTSGNILIHHSRNTAQKQWAETQVLTLSGVGRVFNTKRQLLQMLGDFPRAWSLLLEFIENSALSKNNEVSLAALKSFQEILYLQKGSDSNEVIQSNDSEALWVVAWRVWLNIGMESTTPPQEGETEPYIPSQAFLTALVHIFPAVFQHIRNKFTGPDLQKLCIVLKNAVAVPVHGESTPYILPTMPDVVLTHLQDGVLHSMELLQKEALNGPDNLRTMIVLIFLQLLSFSKLACEAPTYGKIPTKHISQVRGVSVTDWVTMNYVPFGEKALSMVVTLYQKTAHEVAVIEGQVLKHIIEALHVPLSMKYACPSPTTWKLAVTSLLAVLHTGLPLARKCPEQFQSMWPELASTLDDFLFPKSVLSVERGVEEIQADEAVDCQVMELLRDEVLPHSQYIPHQFILRVVMLLNKGSIHSATTANIENSGETKLREEFAKTCFETLLQFSLLDGLNTESEHDSSKNTENDEGGVAGRLAVTALLHRFQEVLRRYIENERRSGKCPLPRYRLSEISFVLKAVATLVVSLKKAPPNKVEKSVWEQLIGLYPCLVECTIATASGQVSRSLREALLQYHDLLRPPIQNSTTSNGV, from the exons ATGGCGAACGCAGCTGTCGGGACAAACTCGGAAAATATTTCCAAATTTTTGGAGTCACTGCAAACTGATTTGAAAGCCCTCGCTTCTGAAACGAAGAAGAAGTATCCGCACATTAAAGAA tcaTGCGAAGAGGGAATCACGAAAATACGAACTACATCAAATGCCTTAGGTGCTCCTATTTATTACATTGTAAATCAAATCTTGTACCCTTTGGTTCAAGGCTGTGAAAGCAAAGACGTGAAGATTATTAAG ttTTGTTTAACTATAATGCAAAGGTTAATTACACAACAAGCTGTTGATCAAAAAGGTGCACGTTACATTACGGACACATTATGGATGTTGATGGAGTCTGGAACAGAAGAAGTCAAAGTGTTACAGACTGTAACTTTGTTACTCACAAGTAATACCATTGTGCATGGTGAAACACTCGCAAGG AATCTAGTTCTTTGCTTTCGTTTACATTTTACAAAAGATAGTACAACAATCAACACAGCAGGAGCCACTGTAAGACAACTAGTGTCATTGGTGTTTGAACGTGTTGTTGCAGAAGATGAACAAAGTCCTGATAATGAAGACTCAGATGACATTAATTTAGAAGAACTGAAAATCCCTACTAATCAGGCACCTAAAGGTTTAGGACCATGTGCTGCTGATGCATATTTAATGTTTCAA GATTTAGTTCAATTGGTAAATGCGGATCAACCTTACTGGTTAATCGGTATTACTGAAATGACACGTACATTTGGATTGGAATTATTAGAGTCTGTTTTAACAAACTTCTCTTCAGTTTTTTTCAAG CATCCAGAATTTAGTTTCCTCTTGAAAGAAAGGGTTTGCGCCCTTGTAATTAAACTTTTTTCACCAAATATCAAATATCGTAATTCTGTCCCGGCATCCTTACAACAAGCCACACCTTTGGATAAACCCTATTTCCCTATTAGTATGAGACTTCTTAGGGTTGTATCCATATTAATACAGAAATATCATTCCCTTTTG gtaacagaatgcgaaatatttTTATCCTTGATTGTGAAATTTTTGGATCCAGACAAGCCGACTTGGCAGAGAGCTTTAGCTCTGGAGGTTTTACATAAGATGACAGTGCAAGCTGATCTTCTTACAAACTTCTGTGAATGTTACGACTTGAAACCTCACGCAACTAATATCTTTCAAGATATTGTTAATAGTTTGGGTGCCTATGTACATAGTCTTTTCGTTAATCCACAAATGATGAATCAGAGTAATATGg CGGCAGGTGCAGCAATACCACAAAATACTACGTCTCCGTTATTCACGGGAATGCCAATTGGCCCTGGTGTTTCACCACAGCCTGGTTTTTATTCCCGTGGTATTTGGTTGCCGGTAGTCGCAACCTTCACAAGTGGTCAAGCAAAATCTACCTA tttGGATATGCTCGATAAAGGTGAACCACCACAAATACCAATAGGCTATGGAATCAGTATAGCTTATGCATGTTTATTGGACATTATACGATCCATTGCCCTTGCTATTAATGGCTCCGGCGAAGCTATGACAGGAAATCAATCATACAAACCGATCGAGTCTGAACGAAAACTTCATACTCAGCTTATTAATTCAAGTTGGTGTGGTTTACTAGCCGCATTGAGCCCTCTGATCGATGCTAG CACCGACGAATCTGCGACAGAAAATGTACTGAAAGCTATCCAGATCTTCGCATCCTTATGTGGACAATTGGAACTACAAACTCCTCGTGACGCGTTCATCACAGCGATATGTAAAGCCTCATTGCCACCTCACTATGCGTTGACAGTACTGTACAATGCTCCACAAGGTATACCAAGTGCAAGACAACAAGAGTCTGCTCAGTATAATTTGACTATGGGAGAACCGGATTACCGACAACAGGTTGTAGCTGTCGGTACTCCACTACCCACTGCATCTTTGCCTGTTG GTGCACACCAGGGCCCCGTGATGCTAACAGCAAAGAATCTGCAATGCATGCGTGCATTACTATCACTCGCGCATTGTCATGGCAGTATACTTGGTGGTGCATGGCATTTGGTACTTACAACATTGCAACATCTTGTCTGGATACTCGGTTTAAAACCCTCTACAGGGGGATCCTTGAAAGCTGGCAGGACTGCTGCAGATCCAAATGCAGTACTTACAAATGCAGTAATGGCGGATCTACCTGTTCTCAGCGCCATGCTTAGTAGATTATTTGAAAGTAGTCAGCATTTAGATGATGTAGCTCTTCACCACTTAATAGATGCTCTTTGCAAACTGAGCCATGAAGCGATGGAGCTAGCTTATTCCAATCGA GAACCGTCGTTGTTCGCTGTTGCTAAACTGTTGGAAACTGGTTTGGTGAATTTGCCTAGAGTGGAGGTTTTATGGAGACCATTGACAAATCACTTGCTGGAAGTTTGTCAACATCCGCACATTCGTATGAGGGAATGGGGAGTGGAAGCTATCACATACCTTGTTAAAATGGCACTTCAACATAAATATCCCCAGCCTTTGCGTGATAATCAA AAGTTGCAGACGTTACTGTTGGGACCACTGTCCGAGTTGTCATCGGTGCGTCATGGTGACGTGAGGCAACGTCAGCTGGAATGTGTTCTGCAAGTTCTACATGGTGCTGGAGAGACATTGTATCATGGATGGCCCTTGGTACTTGGTATCATCGGAGCAGTGTCCGATCACCATGG GGAGGCTTTAGTTAGAATAGCTTTTCAGTGTTTACAATTGGTAGTAACTGATTTTCTGCCAGTGATGCCTTGGCGGTGTCTTCCACTTTGCGTCGACACGGCTGCTAAATTTGGTTCACAAACTcaagaattaaatatttcactGACTGCTGTTGGATTGATG TGGAATATAAGCGATTATTTTTATCAAAATCAAGAGAAACTTTGCGTTTCTTTGAAAGGAGATTCGTCCTCTGTATTTCCGGATTTTCCTGGAACAACAAATATGCCGGCGTTTGATAAGCTTTGGATGTGCCTATATACAAGATTAG GGGATTTATGCGTGGATCCCAGACCTGCAGTGCGCAAGTCAGCCAGTCAAACTTTATTTTCAACAATATCCGCACATGGTAGTCTGTTGCACCAGCCAACATGGCAGGCTGTTCTCTGGCAAGTTCTTTTTCCATTATTGGATAAAGTTAGAAGTTTATCTAACTCTGCTAGCAGTGAAAAGGTAGACACTAGTGGAAACATACTCATTCATCACAGTCGAAACACAGCACAGAAGCAGTGGGCTGAAACACAG GTACTGACGTTGAGTGGCGTTGGGAGAGTATTTAATACAAAACGCCAGCTTTTACAAATGTTGGGCGATTTTCCTAGAGCTTGGTCGCTTTTGCTAGAGTTTATAGAAAATTCTGCACTTAGTAAAAATAACGAG GTATCTTTGGCAGCTCTGAAATCGTTTCAAGAGATTTTGTACCTTCAAAAAGGTAGTGATAGCAATGAGGTGATACAATCTAACGATTCAGAAGCATTATGGGTTGTCGCATGGCGTGTGTGGCTTAACATTGGAATGGAAAGTACAACCCCACCGCAAGAAGGTGAAACGGAACCTTACATACCGTCACAAGCGTTTTTAACAGCATTAGTTCACATATTTCCAGCTGTTTTTCAGCACATCAGAAACAA ATTCACTGGACCGGATTTGCAAAAGCTTTGCATAGTACTGAAAAATGCCGTGGCAGTTCCGGTGCATGGTGAGTCAACGCCATACATTTTACCTACAATGCCAGATGTCGTCCTTACTCATTTACAGGACGGTGTGCTCCATTCTATGGAGCTTCTACAAAAA GAAGCGTTAAATGGACCCGACAATCTGCGAACAATGATCGTTCTAATCTTTCTGCAGCTTCTTAGTTTTTCTAAATTGGCTTGCGAAGCACCCACGTATGGTAAAATACcaacaaaacatatttctcaAGTTAGAGGTGTTTCAGTA ACTGACTGGGTCACTATGAATTATGTTCCTTTTGGAGAGAAAGCCCTGTCAATGGTCGTGACGCTGTATCAAAAGACAGCTCATGAGGTAGCTGTAATAGAAGGACAAGTTTTAAAGCACATTATAGAAGCGTTACACGTGCCTTTGTCGATGAAATATGCTTGTCCGTCACCGACTACTTGGAAATTAGCTGTTACTAGTCTGCTTGCTGTTTTGCACACTGGTTTGCCACTAGCCAGAAAATGTCCAGAACAATTTCAGAGTATGTGGCCAGAACTCGCGAGTACCTTAGATGATTTTTTATTCCCCAAAAG CGTATTAAGCGTGGAACGGGGCGTAGAAGAGATTCAAGCAGACGAAGCTGTAGATTGTCAAGTGATGGAACTTTTGCGTGAtgaagttttgccacattcacAATATATACCTCATCAGTTTATCTTACGTGTGGTAATGCTCTTAAATAAAGGCTCTATACATTCAGCAACCACAGCTAACATTG aaaatagTGGTGAAACAAAATTGAGGGAAGAGTTTGCGAAGACATGCTTCGAAACGTTGCTACAATTTTCTCTTTTGGATGGTTTAAATACTGAGTCGGAGCACGATTCGtcaaaaaatactgaaaatgaCGAAGGAGGAGTAGCTGGAAGATTGGCAGTCACTGCTCTTCTTCATAGGTTCCAAGAAGTATTGCGACGATATATAGAAAATGAAAGGCGTAGTGGAAAATGTCCATTGCCCAG GTACAGATTatcagaaatatcatttgttttgaaaGCAGTAGCGACGCTTGTTGTGTCGTTAAAAAAGGCACCCCCAAATAAAG tTGAAAAATCCGTTTGGGAGCAACTGATTGGATTATATCCCTGTCTAGTAGAATGTACAATTGCTACCGCATCGGGCCAAGTTTCAAGATCTTTACGCGAAGCTTTGCTGCAATACCATGATCTGTTGAGGCCACCAATTCAAAATTCCACAACGTCCAATGGCGTTTGA
- the mon2 gene encoding mon2 homolog, regulator of endosome-to-Golgi trafficking isoform X2, with protein MANAAVGTNSENISKFLESLQTDLKALASETKKKYPHIKESCEEGITKIRTTSNALGAPIYYIVNQILYPLVQGCESKDVKIIKFCLTIMQRLITQQAVDQKGARYITDTLWMLMESGTEEVKVLQTVTLLLTSNTIVHGETLARNLVLCFRLHFTKDSTTINTAGATVRQLVSLVFERVVAEDEQSPDNEDSDDINLEELKIPTNQAPKGLGPCAADAYLMFQDLVQLVNADQPYWLIGITEMTRTFGLELLESVLTNFSSVFFKHPEFSFLLKERVCALVIKLFSPNIKYRNSVPASLQQATPLDKPYFPISMRLLRVVSILIQKYHSLLVTECEIFLSLIVKFLDPDKPTWQRALALEVLHKMTVQADLLTNFCECYDLKPHATNIFQDIVNSLGAYVHSLFVNPQMMNQSNMAAGAAIPQNTTSPLFTGMPIGPGVSPQPGFYSRGIWLPVVATFTSGQAKSTYLDMLDKGEPPQIPIGYGISIAYACLLDIIRSIALAINGSGEAMTGNQSYKPIESERKLHTQLINSSWCGLLAALSPLIDASTDESATENVLKAIQIFASLCGQLELQTPRDAFITAICKASLPPHYALTVLYNAPQGIPSARQQESAQYNLTMGEPDYRQQVVAVGTPLPTASLPVGAHQGPVMLTAKNLQCMRALLSLAHCHGSILGGAWHLVLTTLQHLVWILGLKPSTGGSLKAGRTAADPNAVLTNAVMADLPVLSAMLSRLFESSQHLDDVALHHLIDALCKLSHEAMELAYSNREPSLFAVAKLLETGLVNLPRVEVLWRPLTNHLLEVCQHPHIRMREWGVEAITYLVKMALQHKYPQPLRDNQKLQTLLLGPLSELSSVRHGDVRQRQLECVLQVLHGAGETLYHGWPLVLGIIGAVSDHHGEALVRIAFQCLQLVVTDFLPVMPWRCLPLCVDTAAKFGSQTQELNISLTAVGLMWNISDYFYQNQEKLCVSLKGDSSSVFPDFPGTTNMPAFDKLWMCLYTRLGDLCVDPRPAVRKSASQTLFSTISAHGSLLHQPTWQAVLWQVLFPLLDKVRSLSNSASSEKVDTSGNILIHHSRNTAQKQWAETQVLTLSGVGRVFNTKRQLLQMLGDFPRAWSLLLEFIENSALSKNNEVSLAALKSFQEILYLQKGSDSNEVIQSNDSEALWVVAWRVWLNIGMESTTPPQEGETEPYIPSQAFLTALVHIFPAVFQHIRNKFTGPDLQKLCIVLKNAVAVPVHGESTPYILPTMPDVVLTHLQDGVLHSMELLQKEALNGPDNLRTMIVLIFLQLLSFSKLACEAPTYGKIPTKHISQVRGVSVTDWVTMNYVPFGEKALSMVVTLYQKTAHEVAVIEGQVLKHIIEALHVPLSMKYACPSPTTWKLAVTSLLAVLHTGLPLARKCPEQFQSMWPELASTLDDFLFPKSVLSVERGVEEIQADEAVDCQVMELLRDEVLPHSQYIPHQFILRVVMLLNKGSIHSATTANIENSGETKLREEFAKTCFETLLQFSLLDGLNTESEHDSSKNTENDEGGVAGRLAVTALLHRFQEVLRRYIENERRSGKCPLPRLSEISFVLKAVATLVVSLKKAPPNKVEKSVWEQLIGLYPCLVECTIATASGQVSRSLREALLQYHDLLRPPIQNSTTSNGV; from the exons ATGGCGAACGCAGCTGTCGGGACAAACTCGGAAAATATTTCCAAATTTTTGGAGTCACTGCAAACTGATTTGAAAGCCCTCGCTTCTGAAACGAAGAAGAAGTATCCGCACATTAAAGAA tcaTGCGAAGAGGGAATCACGAAAATACGAACTACATCAAATGCCTTAGGTGCTCCTATTTATTACATTGTAAATCAAATCTTGTACCCTTTGGTTCAAGGCTGTGAAAGCAAAGACGTGAAGATTATTAAG ttTTGTTTAACTATAATGCAAAGGTTAATTACACAACAAGCTGTTGATCAAAAAGGTGCACGTTACATTACGGACACATTATGGATGTTGATGGAGTCTGGAACAGAAGAAGTCAAAGTGTTACAGACTGTAACTTTGTTACTCACAAGTAATACCATTGTGCATGGTGAAACACTCGCAAGG AATCTAGTTCTTTGCTTTCGTTTACATTTTACAAAAGATAGTACAACAATCAACACAGCAGGAGCCACTGTAAGACAACTAGTGTCATTGGTGTTTGAACGTGTTGTTGCAGAAGATGAACAAAGTCCTGATAATGAAGACTCAGATGACATTAATTTAGAAGAACTGAAAATCCCTACTAATCAGGCACCTAAAGGTTTAGGACCATGTGCTGCTGATGCATATTTAATGTTTCAA GATTTAGTTCAATTGGTAAATGCGGATCAACCTTACTGGTTAATCGGTATTACTGAAATGACACGTACATTTGGATTGGAATTATTAGAGTCTGTTTTAACAAACTTCTCTTCAGTTTTTTTCAAG CATCCAGAATTTAGTTTCCTCTTGAAAGAAAGGGTTTGCGCCCTTGTAATTAAACTTTTTTCACCAAATATCAAATATCGTAATTCTGTCCCGGCATCCTTACAACAAGCCACACCTTTGGATAAACCCTATTTCCCTATTAGTATGAGACTTCTTAGGGTTGTATCCATATTAATACAGAAATATCATTCCCTTTTG gtaacagaatgcgaaatatttTTATCCTTGATTGTGAAATTTTTGGATCCAGACAAGCCGACTTGGCAGAGAGCTTTAGCTCTGGAGGTTTTACATAAGATGACAGTGCAAGCTGATCTTCTTACAAACTTCTGTGAATGTTACGACTTGAAACCTCACGCAACTAATATCTTTCAAGATATTGTTAATAGTTTGGGTGCCTATGTACATAGTCTTTTCGTTAATCCACAAATGATGAATCAGAGTAATATGg CGGCAGGTGCAGCAATACCACAAAATACTACGTCTCCGTTATTCACGGGAATGCCAATTGGCCCTGGTGTTTCACCACAGCCTGGTTTTTATTCCCGTGGTATTTGGTTGCCGGTAGTCGCAACCTTCACAAGTGGTCAAGCAAAATCTACCTA tttGGATATGCTCGATAAAGGTGAACCACCACAAATACCAATAGGCTATGGAATCAGTATAGCTTATGCATGTTTATTGGACATTATACGATCCATTGCCCTTGCTATTAATGGCTCCGGCGAAGCTATGACAGGAAATCAATCATACAAACCGATCGAGTCTGAACGAAAACTTCATACTCAGCTTATTAATTCAAGTTGGTGTGGTTTACTAGCCGCATTGAGCCCTCTGATCGATGCTAG CACCGACGAATCTGCGACAGAAAATGTACTGAAAGCTATCCAGATCTTCGCATCCTTATGTGGACAATTGGAACTACAAACTCCTCGTGACGCGTTCATCACAGCGATATGTAAAGCCTCATTGCCACCTCACTATGCGTTGACAGTACTGTACAATGCTCCACAAGGTATACCAAGTGCAAGACAACAAGAGTCTGCTCAGTATAATTTGACTATGGGAGAACCGGATTACCGACAACAGGTTGTAGCTGTCGGTACTCCACTACCCACTGCATCTTTGCCTGTTG GTGCACACCAGGGCCCCGTGATGCTAACAGCAAAGAATCTGCAATGCATGCGTGCATTACTATCACTCGCGCATTGTCATGGCAGTATACTTGGTGGTGCATGGCATTTGGTACTTACAACATTGCAACATCTTGTCTGGATACTCGGTTTAAAACCCTCTACAGGGGGATCCTTGAAAGCTGGCAGGACTGCTGCAGATCCAAATGCAGTACTTACAAATGCAGTAATGGCGGATCTACCTGTTCTCAGCGCCATGCTTAGTAGATTATTTGAAAGTAGTCAGCATTTAGATGATGTAGCTCTTCACCACTTAATAGATGCTCTTTGCAAACTGAGCCATGAAGCGATGGAGCTAGCTTATTCCAATCGA GAACCGTCGTTGTTCGCTGTTGCTAAACTGTTGGAAACTGGTTTGGTGAATTTGCCTAGAGTGGAGGTTTTATGGAGACCATTGACAAATCACTTGCTGGAAGTTTGTCAACATCCGCACATTCGTATGAGGGAATGGGGAGTGGAAGCTATCACATACCTTGTTAAAATGGCACTTCAACATAAATATCCCCAGCCTTTGCGTGATAATCAA AAGTTGCAGACGTTACTGTTGGGACCACTGTCCGAGTTGTCATCGGTGCGTCATGGTGACGTGAGGCAACGTCAGCTGGAATGTGTTCTGCAAGTTCTACATGGTGCTGGAGAGACATTGTATCATGGATGGCCCTTGGTACTTGGTATCATCGGAGCAGTGTCCGATCACCATGG GGAGGCTTTAGTTAGAATAGCTTTTCAGTGTTTACAATTGGTAGTAACTGATTTTCTGCCAGTGATGCCTTGGCGGTGTCTTCCACTTTGCGTCGACACGGCTGCTAAATTTGGTTCACAAACTcaagaattaaatatttcactGACTGCTGTTGGATTGATG TGGAATATAAGCGATTATTTTTATCAAAATCAAGAGAAACTTTGCGTTTCTTTGAAAGGAGATTCGTCCTCTGTATTTCCGGATTTTCCTGGAACAACAAATATGCCGGCGTTTGATAAGCTTTGGATGTGCCTATATACAAGATTAG GGGATTTATGCGTGGATCCCAGACCTGCAGTGCGCAAGTCAGCCAGTCAAACTTTATTTTCAACAATATCCGCACATGGTAGTCTGTTGCACCAGCCAACATGGCAGGCTGTTCTCTGGCAAGTTCTTTTTCCATTATTGGATAAAGTTAGAAGTTTATCTAACTCTGCTAGCAGTGAAAAGGTAGACACTAGTGGAAACATACTCATTCATCACAGTCGAAACACAGCACAGAAGCAGTGGGCTGAAACACAG GTACTGACGTTGAGTGGCGTTGGGAGAGTATTTAATACAAAACGCCAGCTTTTACAAATGTTGGGCGATTTTCCTAGAGCTTGGTCGCTTTTGCTAGAGTTTATAGAAAATTCTGCACTTAGTAAAAATAACGAG GTATCTTTGGCAGCTCTGAAATCGTTTCAAGAGATTTTGTACCTTCAAAAAGGTAGTGATAGCAATGAGGTGATACAATCTAACGATTCAGAAGCATTATGGGTTGTCGCATGGCGTGTGTGGCTTAACATTGGAATGGAAAGTACAACCCCACCGCAAGAAGGTGAAACGGAACCTTACATACCGTCACAAGCGTTTTTAACAGCATTAGTTCACATATTTCCAGCTGTTTTTCAGCACATCAGAAACAA ATTCACTGGACCGGATTTGCAAAAGCTTTGCATAGTACTGAAAAATGCCGTGGCAGTTCCGGTGCATGGTGAGTCAACGCCATACATTTTACCTACAATGCCAGATGTCGTCCTTACTCATTTACAGGACGGTGTGCTCCATTCTATGGAGCTTCTACAAAAA GAAGCGTTAAATGGACCCGACAATCTGCGAACAATGATCGTTCTAATCTTTCTGCAGCTTCTTAGTTTTTCTAAATTGGCTTGCGAAGCACCCACGTATGGTAAAATACcaacaaaacatatttctcaAGTTAGAGGTGTTTCAGTA ACTGACTGGGTCACTATGAATTATGTTCCTTTTGGAGAGAAAGCCCTGTCAATGGTCGTGACGCTGTATCAAAAGACAGCTCATGAGGTAGCTGTAATAGAAGGACAAGTTTTAAAGCACATTATAGAAGCGTTACACGTGCCTTTGTCGATGAAATATGCTTGTCCGTCACCGACTACTTGGAAATTAGCTGTTACTAGTCTGCTTGCTGTTTTGCACACTGGTTTGCCACTAGCCAGAAAATGTCCAGAACAATTTCAGAGTATGTGGCCAGAACTCGCGAGTACCTTAGATGATTTTTTATTCCCCAAAAG CGTATTAAGCGTGGAACGGGGCGTAGAAGAGATTCAAGCAGACGAAGCTGTAGATTGTCAAGTGATGGAACTTTTGCGTGAtgaagttttgccacattcacAATATATACCTCATCAGTTTATCTTACGTGTGGTAATGCTCTTAAATAAAGGCTCTATACATTCAGCAACCACAGCTAACATTG aaaatagTGGTGAAACAAAATTGAGGGAAGAGTTTGCGAAGACATGCTTCGAAACGTTGCTACAATTTTCTCTTTTGGATGGTTTAAATACTGAGTCGGAGCACGATTCGtcaaaaaatactgaaaatgaCGAAGGAGGAGTAGCTGGAAGATTGGCAGTCACTGCTCTTCTTCATAGGTTCCAAGAAGTATTGCGACGATATATAGAAAATGAAAGGCGTAGTGGAAAATGTCCATTGCCCAG ATTatcagaaatatcatttgttttgaaaGCAGTAGCGACGCTTGTTGTGTCGTTAAAAAAGGCACCCCCAAATAAAG tTGAAAAATCCGTTTGGGAGCAACTGATTGGATTATATCCCTGTCTAGTAGAATGTACAATTGCTACCGCATCGGGCCAAGTTTCAAGATCTTTACGCGAAGCTTTGCTGCAATACCATGATCTGTTGAGGCCACCAATTCAAAATTCCACAACGTCCAATGGCGTTTGA